From the Excalfactoria chinensis isolate bCotChi1 chromosome 1, bCotChi1.hap2, whole genome shotgun sequence genome, one window contains:
- the SLN gene encoding sarcolipin has product MERSTQELFLNFMIVLITVLLMWLLVKSYQE; this is encoded by the coding sequence ATGGAGCGATCCACACAAGAACTTTTCCTCAACTTCATGATTGTCCTCATCACTGTGCTGCTCATGTGGCTCCTGGTGAAGTCCTATCAGGAGTAA